In Sphingobacterium thalpophilum, a genomic segment contains:
- a CDS encoding MarR family winged helix-turn-helix transcriptional regulator produces the protein MLNEKFDRYSFILDQTAKKVKQFAQSSFAEKGFDITVDQWTILKALYETDQLSQKELAKRCGKDQPTLTRIVDILLKKNLAERITDETDRRSLYLHLTEEGKLKVASLTPLVTEIRMKAWENLADEDFEAFTRILNTIYNNLNIE, from the coding sequence ATGCTAAACGAAAAATTTGACCGCTACTCTTTCATCTTGGACCAAACAGCCAAGAAAGTAAAACAGTTCGCCCAATCTTCTTTTGCGGAGAAAGGATTTGATATTACTGTAGACCAATGGACCATCTTAAAGGCTTTATACGAAACAGATCAACTTTCACAAAAAGAACTGGCAAAGCGCTGCGGAAAAGACCAGCCCACACTGACACGTATCGTAGATATCCTCCTTAAAAAAAATTTGGCCGAGCGGATCACCGATGAAACGGATCGTCGAAGTCTCTACCTTCATTTGACAGAAGAAGGAAAATTAAAAGTAGCATCGCTTACGCCGCTTGTTACGGAGATTCGCATGAAGGCCTGGGAAAATCTAGCAGACGAAGATTTCGAAGCTTTTACAAGAATTTTGAATACAATATATAACAACTTAAATATAGAATAG